ATGCCATAAAATGGAGTGTATGTCTCGTAGTTGCTGCTGTTGGTCCACGTGTAATCAGCTCTTGTGCAGGCCGGTATGTCGCCGAACTTCGTCTTGATGAACAAGAGCAGGTCGTCGATCGAACGCTCATACTCTCTCAGCATGGCGTAGGCCTCCATCCTGTTGAGGAGCACCTCATCGGTAGAGAGGAGCACATTCGTGACATAGAGCCCTTTTGGTCTCGTACCGTCATGTCCGAGGACGGAGAGCTCGTCAAACTTTGCGATGTATCTCGCATCAGCCACGGGGATGTTCGATGCGTTGAAGAGGTAGAGGGGTGCGAGATTGGGTTTCTTGAAGTTGTCACAGCCATCGATCCCCTTGTTGTTGAAGACCTCCACCATCGAGTCGTAGGTCACGCCATACTTCTCGACAGGGTTGTTGCGAGCTATGCGAGACTCTGTCGAAGTCAAGAGTAGGTTTGCAGGCTCCGCAGGGTCGGTATATTTGCGATAGAGTCCGACATGGTTGAGCCCGAGTTCGCGTCCATAGCCGATCCAAGGACGGAGTATCTTGCCCGGGTCATGTCCGAGGACATAGTTGGCATAGTCCACGACGAGCTGCCACTCCCCTTTCATCAGATAGAAGCGCGAAGCAAAAGCATAGGCCGCCTTCTTGTTGAAGTGAAACTTAGGGTGCTTGTAGTACTTGTCGCTGACGAGGGTTATACCCAACTTCAGATCCTTTTCGATGTTGTCGTAGACCTCCTTCACCGTGCCACGTTTGTACTGCACGAGGGCGTTCTTCTCGGGCTTGGTGAGGTAAGGGATCCCGGGTGCCACAGCCGACTTGGCAGTGCCATAAGGCTCCGACCATATATTGACGAGCATGAAGTGTAGGTAAGCACGGAGGAGGAAAGCCTCACCATACAACGCCTTGACACGCTCTGTCTTGGGATATGTCGCAAGCAGTTCGAGAGCCTTATTGGCCTGAGCGATACCCGTGTAACAAGCATTCCAATAGTTGAGAGGAGTGTCGAGGTCCTCGTGATCATAGTCCTCCCAGAAGTACATCGCTTCGTTGAGACGCGAGTGTACTCCGTTGACACGTTCGCCGACATTGTCTGTGCGAGCCTCAAGGAATGCGAAGTAGCTCGCATCGGGATAAGCCCCGGTGAGGAGCTCCGCTATCTTGTCCTCGCTGTCTATTTTGACTTCGAGCGAAGAGTCGGGATTGGTACTTAGAAAGTCCTGACACGCACTCAGCGAAAGTGCTACTGTCATCAGGAAAAATATCTTCTTCATAAGCATAATAGCGTGTTAAAATCCGATGTTCAATGTCATTGTCAACTGTCTCGGTGTGGGGAGAGATACCCCACCCGACTTGTAGTACTCGGGATCTTGTCCTTTGAGCTTCTTGTCGGCATAGATCAAGAATGGGTTGGTGACATTCACCTTCAAGCCTGCGTGTTGGAGTTTGAGGGCTTCTCTCATCTTCTTTGGCAGGTTGTAGCCGAGAGAGATATTCTTCATACGTACAAAGCTACCATCTGCGACACGCATCTGAGAGTAGTTGTAGGTATTGTATGCTCTCTCTATGTTTTCGACACCGATCTGACGGATCAAGTCCTGCGATGGCAGTGTAGGCACGTCGGTCTTCAGCTCTTCGCCGGGATTGAGCCAACGGTCGTAGTACTCCTTGGAGAAGACATTGAGGTCGGCGAAGTTGGGATCGAAGGTCGGATTGAGACGGATCTTGTTGCCTGCCTGCATCGTGATGAAGAACGACAGCTCCCACTCCTTGTACCTGAACGTATTCGAGAGACCTCCGATGTACACGGGCTCGATAGGACCGTGATAGATGAGGTACGACTTGGAGTACTGTGCATCGAGGAAGTCTGCGCCGTGGACGTTGTTGTTCGGACTCTGGTTCGATGGATAGAGACCGAAGTCAAACGTCGGCAGACCATTGGCATTGAGCCCTTGGAAATTGAATGAGAAGAGCGATCCCCGTGGGAAGTCCACGATGTTGCCTCGTCCCGTACCTGCCACCATGTCGAAGGTATTGGGCGTGTTGAGGAGGCGTGTGATCTTCTGATCCATCGCACTGAGGGTGAGGTTTGTCGTCCAGGAGAAGTCGTCGGAGACGATGTTCTTCGAATGGATGAGGAGCTCCACCCCTCTTGTCCTCATGTCGCCGAAGTTGGCATACTTGTAGTACTGCCCTCCGATGCCCGATGTGCGCACAAGGTCGATGAGGTCGAACGAGTTACGTTGATAGACATCGAGGGTCGTATTGAGACGGCCGCCGAAGAGCCTGATGTCCGCACCGATATTGAGTTCGTACATCTTTTCCCATGTCAAGTCACGGTTTTCGAGGTGCAGGATACGGAGGGCATTCTCTCTGTCCTTGATGTCGAATCTGTTGGTGATGATGTTTTTGAAGACAGCGGTCGAGCTGATCGCCTCCTCGTTCATCTTTGCGGTGAGACCATAGCTCGCACGGAGCGCAAGTCCCGAGATATGGCTGTATCCCTTCATGAACTCCTCACGGTCGAGGTTCCACTTCACACCCACGTTCCATGTCGGTAGCCAACGAGAGGCTGCCGACTGTCCTGCGGTGTTGGAGCCTTCGTAGTTCAGCACGGTGTTGAAGATGTACTTCCCTGCGTAGCCGTAGGTGGCACTTCCGGAGAAGGTCACACCTCTCTCGTATCTGTTGAGGAGAGAGAAGTAGCTGTTGCCTTCGTTGGACAACTTTTGGAATATCCGAGGGTCTGTAAATATCTGATTACCCCTGTCGTACTGTATCCCATAGCCTTGAAACGGATTGATCGTACGATCGGTATGGCGTACCTCTGTAAATCCGAACGCACGGAGGTCGTGCTCTCCCATCTCCTTGTTGAACTCCACCGCAAATCTCCCCATATAGTTCTTCATCGACGTCTCCGTCTTGTTGAAGATGCCTCCGTGAGGGAGAGCGATCTGAGGCTGGTGTAGCGGGTTATCCTTATCCCTGAGGAGATAGATGTTTTGGCGAGCCACATCGGGTGTTTCGTTGGCACGAAAGGCCTGTACCACGTTCGAGCCCTCCTTGATGAAGTGCGAAGTGCTCGTAAGGGCATGACGAGCGGCCGCAAGAGCGATGAGTCGGAGGTGACGATTGACATTGTAGGTGATCTCTCCCTGTACCTTGAAGTCCAATACGTTGGTCTTCATGTAGTTGTTGTCGTACTCGTTGAGTATGTTGAACGGTGCCCAGTTGTTTCGGTAGTAAGAGAGCGTACCATCACTGTTGCGTGGCGAGAGCGTACGGCTCGTACCGAGAGCGTAAGAGAATGGGTTGATGTCGAAGTCTCTCTCGAATGCACCGATGACCGCATTCTTCTTCTGAGGGATGGTTCCCGGAGCCGACTGGTTACGCATATTACCCTGAGCGGAGATCGTGGTCTTGAGGCTCTCTCCCCAGTGGTAGACATTCTTGAGGTTGGCAGTCACACGCTTCACGTTGTCCGCGAGTGTCCACCCCTTATCGTCATAGAAGCCCACCGATGCATACGTGGTGGAGTGCTCTCCACCGCCCGAAAATGTCACCGTGTGGCTGTGTATAGGCTTGTAGGTAAAGAGCTCTCTGAACCAGTCCGTATTGGCATACTCCCTCTCCTTGAGGAAGGCAGCCTTGGCCTCGTCCGTGTTGGGGAGGTAGAAGTTGCCTGTCTCCGGATTGATCGTGCTCAGAGCCTTGTACATCTGATAGTACACCCCACTTCGTCTGCCGTAGAGGGCGTTGGAGAGAGAGAAGTACCCCTTCTTGTCCATTTCCATGTACATCGACATCGTCTCCTGGGAGTTGAGGAGGTCAAACTGTGTGTATGATGGGATGGCCCTCATACTGAGTTCGTACGAGTATGAGATGCGGTTCGGAGCATTGCGCTTGCCCGACTTTGTCGTGATGACGATCACACCATTGAGGGCACGAGCTCCGTATATGGAGGTGGCCGAAGCATCCTTGAGTACCTGTATGTCTTCGATGTCCGAAGCATTGAGTCCTGCGACAGCCGAACTGATCAATGTCACAGCATCTCCCGAAGCCAGCTGATCCAGCGTGAGCGACACCAAGTCCTCATACACAGCACCGTCGATGACCCACAGGGGCTGTACGTTGCCGAGGATGGATGCACCCCCACGGATGTTGATGCGGGGTGCCGAGCCGAAAGATCCGGAGATGTTCTGTATCGACAGACCCGCCACACGACCCTCAAGCATACGAGAGACGTCGCTCACCCCTTCGAGCTTGATGTCATCGAGCTTGACCGATGCCGCAGCACCGGTGTAGACTCTGTTCTTGATCGTCTGATAGCCCGTGATGACGACTTCGTCGATCTCCTTGACATTGTCTTTGAGGACGATGGTCATCTTTTCGGCCGTCACCTTGACCTTCTGTGTGATCATCCCCACGAAGCTCACTTCGAGGACATCACCCATACGGGCCGTGATGACGAACTCGCCATCGATATTGGTTGCTGTACCACCCCCCTTGCGTACCTTGACGGTCGCACCGGGTAGGGGCTCGCCCTTGGTGGTCTGTACGACCCCTTTGACCTTCATGGGACGCTGAGCCTCCGCTTGGAGCGCAACGCCGAACATCATCAAAAGGAAGACGACGAGTAACCTCATAAATCTGTAGTTGTTCATATATACTTCTTTCTATTCTGTCCCGTGCCGGAATGTTTTCTGTCGCCTGTCAGAATGCTTTCTGTCGTGTGGCAGAACGTCTTCCGTCGGGCAGGCTTACATTGGTTGAATCAAAAACGATAAGTGAACCCTCCGAAGATGCCGAACGGATGCCCTGCTCTCAAGCCCGAGGGGTGACGAGAGGTGATATAGGTCTTGTCGGCAAGGTTGATGGCATTGACCGAGAGGGTGAGTCTGTCCGTAGGTCTCCAGTGTGCCGATGCGTCGATGATGACGTGCGCAGGGACACGCTCCGATTCAGCGATGGAGCCTTGTCCCGGTGTGGTACGCATATCGCTGTTGTAGCGCACGTTGACCGTCGCATCGACCCTCTTGTACTCTGCGCCGAGCTGTACATTGAGGGCGTGCTTGTAGATGTATGGGATCTCATCACCGACGTGGACAGTGCCCCAGGCATTGCTGTCGAAGGAGTTTTTCATCTCCGTGTCGGTATAAGTATAAGAGACTTGGAAGGGCAGTTTGAGGGCGAAGCTCTCGCCGATCAACTGTGCCTGAAGGAGAAACTCCACACCTCGCACGAGGGCGGCACCGACGTTGAACTGCTCCAGCGTACCGAGACCACCGCCTGCGGCAAGGTCGCTACCGAGCATGTTGCTGTAATCGTTGTAAAATCCGATGATCTCGGCCTTCACCGCCGAGGTCGAGAAGCGTGTGCCAAGCTCCACATTGATACTGCTCTCAGGCTTCTGATAGAGCTCCGCACTCGGTGGCGCAAAACCCTTGTGTACGCCCGAGAAGACGGACAAGAACTTGGCAAACTCATAGTTCACCCCAAGGCTTGGGATGATGGCTCTCGCGTGGTTAGGCGTCTCGATCCTCACCCCACCGGTGCGACGGAGGTCGGCCTTGGTGTAGTCCTTCTTCAGCAGATCCACATCCTCATAGCGCACCCCTGCGGTCACAGTGAGCTTGTCCCAGCGTACTTTGTTGAGGATATAAGCAGCGAGGGCATTGGCCGAAGTGATACGATTGGCTTGTGTGCCGTGGATGCCGGGGAGGAAGAGGGACATCTTACCTCCTTTGATGGAGTAGCTGTCATCCCATTGGAAACGATCCTCTTCGTCCATGTGATAGCGTATGGCTGCTTCGAGGTTGTTGTACACACTGCCGAGGCGGAAGTTGTACTCCATCTTGGACTGGATGCCACGCGACTTGTAGTTACGGTTGTTCGCACGAACGATGAGTGCCTCACCGTCATAATCTTTACGCCCCGTAAGGATGTCGAAGTAAGCCGCATTGGTCTCGGGATCGGCCAGTACCCGCTCTATGCTTCGCTTCTCATCCTTCGTGACACCTGCACGCACATCGTTGAGCTTGTACCAGTTACGATGGAAGGTATTGTAGTACGCATTGGTCGTGATCTTGAGTGTCGGAGTGAGTTCGAGGAGATAGGTCGCTACCCACTGCATGTGCCGGGTCGTCATGTCGTCCATGCGAGAGCCGGGGTACTTCAAGAACGGTGTGGCCTTGAAGTCTTGCTCCGAGAGACCTACGTAAGACTCGTGGGAGTATTCGTCGGCATAGCCGAACTTCAGTTCGAGAGCCTGATTGATGCCTTCTTCGTTGTCCGTATTGGCGACAAACTTTGCCAGCACATCGTTGCGCTTGAAGCCTTCCTTGTCTCCGTCGGCAAACTTCTTGAAGCCATCCGACTGATAGCGGAGGTACTCGACAAGGTAGCCGAAGTGACGAGAGCGGTCGCCGATGTTGAAGTGACCTTTGATCGTGTTGTTTGTACCGTAAGAGAAGTTGACCTTACCCGAAAATCTGTCAGGGATAGGGGTCGAGACGAGGTTGACGGCACCACCGGTGGTGAATGGTCCGTACTGTACCTGACTGCTACCCTTGAGTACCTCGACAGCGTGCATCCTCGCAGCGTTGGGGAAGTAGTAGGCTGCCGGTGCCGAGTAAGGCGCAGGAGCCGCAAGGACACCATCCTCCATGATCGATACACGTTCGCTACGCTCTGCCTTGGTACCACGGAGGCTGATATTGGGGCGGAGGCCGTAGCCATCCTCCTCATACATATTGACCCCCGGCACGGATCTGAGCATACGGATGACGTCCGTGTACTCCAGCTTCGCTATCTCTTCGGGAGACAGGAAGTACGCCGATCCTGTACGGTTGCGTGCTTGGAACTTGCTCCCAAGCATCGGCTTGGTCACCACCACAAACTCTTTCAGATTGTACGTCGTGTCGCGTTCGTGCTCGACCTTCTGAGCCGCGAGGGTGAGCGGAGTCAGAGCTACAACACACGTAAAGAGAAATTTTGATCGCTTCATTTGTATCTGTACAGGGGTATTTCAGACCTGCACTTTTTGAAGTTTTGTACTATGTTTTAGAATAATCTTTCAATCCGAGTCGCACCGCAAGATCTACAAAATCAGGCTGTATTGCCACTCAATATATTTACGAGTGCAAAGGAATATATTTTGAAAAACTGTCACAATCACCACAATTAAGTATTTGTTTACATTTGATATACCAATATGTTGGTATTTCTCCCCTTTTCACAGAATATCGACAGGGCGATCGATAGAGCTGCATAACTCATTGACAATGAAATGTGTTTTGTATTTATGTATTGCCTCTTTGTGTCGAAATGAATAAATCTCATATACCCACATTTGTTGGCTCACCGTCCCCGGTAGGCCTATCTACCCTCGCATGAATGAAAAAACCGCCACAGAGATCATCTGTGACGGTTTTTCTGTGATTTTGGAGTCTTGCTTTCTCAGTTTTTGTCGAAGGCCTCGATGATGGGGAGGAACTTCTCTGCTGTGAGCGCAGCTCCTCCGATGAGACCTCCATCGACATCGGGCTTGGAGAAGAGCTCGGAAGCATTACCACCGTTGCAGCTGCCTCCATAGAGGATGGAGCAGTCTTGGGCTACGGCTTCGCCATACTTCTTCGCCACGGCCTTGCGGATGTGATCGTGGATCTCTTGAGCCTGCTCTGCTGTTGCTGTCTTGCCTGTACCGATGGCCCATACGGGTTCGTAGGCGAGGATGACCTTGCGGAAGTCTGTTTCGGAGAGACCGAAGAGAGACTCCTCCACTTGGCGACTGACGACTTCGAAGTGCTTGCCGGCCTCACGCTCTTCGAGCACTTCTCCTATACAGAAGATGGGCGTAAGACCGTTGTCAAGTGCCAATCGTACCTTTTTTGCAAGGGTCTCGTGGCATTCCTTGAAGTACATACGACGCTCGGAGTGACCCAAGATGACGTGTGTCGCACCTGTCGAAGCGACCATCTCTGCCGACACTTCGCCCGTGTATGCCCCCTTGTCGTAAGCTGCACAATCTTCGGCAGCCACCTTGATGGGTGAGCCCTTGACGACCTCTGCGACAGAGGCGAGGTGTGTGAAGGGGACACCGAGGATGACATCACATCGGAGTGTCTTGCCCTCTATGGATGCCTTGACGTCCTTGGCAAGGAGGATACCCTCAGCGAGGGATGTATTCATTTTCCAGTTTCCTGCTACGATATTCTTTCTCATAACTATTTTTCATCTTGGTTTATAGGTTAATACATTCTTTTTGTCGAAGAAGAGCAAGAGACCCAGCACCAGCAATGCAATGACAAAGGGTACAAACTTCATTATGCCTGCACGCTTGGCGGCAGAGAGGTTGTACTCGGCATCGAACACTTTGGCGACAAAGTCCTTGTCTTCGATGAGGCTGTCTATCTTGCGGTCAGCCACCTTGCGTACGAGTACTCCGTCACTGATGATGAGGAGAGCAGGGTCTGAGCGCACGACGGTCTTCATGAGCGTGGCATCCATGTGGTACAGCGAGGCGATGTCTCTGAGCGACCACACGGGGGCTTCGTAATCGGTAGGTAGGGTGTGTGCCGTGGCGATGTAGAACGAGCCGTTGAGGTCGTAGGCGATCTTCGAGAGGCGTTCCAGACGATCACGCTCTGAAAGGAGCTTGTCACCTCCCTTGAGACCTGCACAGTACACCAGCATATAGGGCTGCGCAGTCATCAGTCGGTGCGACACATCGCTCCCATCGACATCGGTGAGTGCGAAGTCTGCCGCCGTGACCTGTACCTCTGCCATAGGCTCCTGAGAGGCATCTCTTACGAAGACCCATGTCGAGTCGACTTGGTCGAGTTCGTTCATCTTGAAGACACGCTCTTCGCCATCTTTACTGTAGACGAAGCGGAAGTTTTCGGGGTTGTCCATCTGCGCCTTCTGTGCCGACTTGACCTCCAAGAGGTTGGTCCCCACCTTGAACGGTCTGAAGTCTATGGCAGGGAGATCTGTGACGGTGGCAAAGAGGAAGTTTGCCATCACGAGTCCAAAGCCCACCACTGCCAGTTTGCCTCTGCGGAAGGACATCAACGGACTCACATACTCCGAATAGTGGAGGAGCACAAATGCGAGGGGCAGGAGCAGGAGGTTCTTGACAAAAGTCGCCTCATTGCTCAGCTTCATCGCATCGCCGAAGCATCCGCAGTCGCTGATAGGATCCTTGATCATGATATAGAGCGTGAGCAACGTCATCGCTGTCATCATGATCGTCGCGAGTGCCCCTGCGATCCTGCGCCATACCCCGATGAGCAGAGTCACTCCGAGGGTAAACTCAAACAGGCACAGAGCCACCGACCCCGACATCGCAAGCCAAGACGTCATCGGCAACGATGCCGTGGCGAAGTACTCTTCGATCTTGATCGCCGTGCCCATGGGGTCTATCCCCTTCATGAGACCGGAGAAGATGAAGAGCAGGCTCAGGACGATACGAGCCCCCCAGACGAGGCATTGTATACTCTTTTTCATGCTTTGCCCTCCTTCTCTTCGTTGAGTCTGATGAGCGCAAAGACGGCGTAGTTGATCATATCGAGATAATTGGCATCTATCCCCTCGGAGACATTGGTCTGTCCCTTATGGTCCTCGATCTGCTTGGTACGGAAGACCTTCGTGAGGATCATGTCCGTGAGCGATGCGATACGCATACTGCGCCAAGCCTCATCGTAGTCGTGGTTTTTGGACTGCATGAGGGACTTCGCCACCGAAGCATAGTGGTCGTACCACTCGATGATCTCATCGACCTGCTCTTCGGGCAACTCTGTGTGCCCCTTGTCGAGCTGAATGAGTCCCATGATGCCGTAGTTGATGATGGCGACGAACTCCCCACGGATGCCGTCTCCCACGAGGCTGATGCCTTTGTCCTGTATGGTACGTATCCTATTGACCTTGATGAAGATCTGGTCGGTCATGGAGGTGGGGCGCATGATGCGCCACGATGCACCATAGTCTTGGAGCTTCGCGACGAAGAGCGAACGACACTCCTGTACTACCTCATCGTACTGTCTCGATGTATCGGGGGTATGAGCCATAGGGCGGATAGATGTTGTTGTGATGTGAAAGTATTTTGAGAGAAAAAGCCCTCAAGGCTTGCGCAAGAGGAAGTTGACATCTTCGCTCGGAGCCACTTCACGAGGCTCATCGCCGAAGAGGAAGAGACGTGCGGTATGCTCGCCCACGAGGGTCAACTTGCCACCTTCGTAAAACATTCGAGAGCCCTCCCTGAGTCCTACGACACGGACACCGGGGTTGGCCACGAGATACTCGCGGATGCGTTGTTCACGAGTCTCTCCTCCATGCCCTTCGGGATGTGCATCGAGGTAGTGAGGATTGATCTGGAAGGGGACAAAGCCGAGTGCCTCGAAGCTCAATGGCTCGACGATAGGCATATCGTTCGTCGTACAGATCGTAGGGCAAGCCACATTGGCACCTGCGCTCCATCCTACATAGGGTACACCGGCCTTGACGCGTTCACGGATGGCATTGATGATCCCAGACTCTTGCATCATCTTGAGGAGGCGGAAGGTATTGCCACCACCGATCATGATCGCCTTGGCTTCGGCAATGGCACGAAGAGGCTCGTCGAAGGTATGGATACCTCTTACCTTGACACCGTGCGGTGCAAGCGCGGCATTGACCTTTGTGACATAATCGTCAAAGGTCATCGTGACCCCTGCAAACGGAATAAATACCACATCACCCTTGGCATCGCCGAGGTGACGAGCGATGTCTGCGCCTGGTTTTTCGAGATAAGTCTCTCCGGGAGATGCCGAGTTGCTGATAAGAAGTAGTCTCATATCTATCAAAAATTTTATGTTGGTTTGTACTCTATAATCTCCACAAATATAACTTTTTTCCCCCGAAGAAGAAGCCCACACACTGCACGGATCACGCATTTTTCTGATTCCTAAGCCTTTCATGACTGCCTTACCCTCCGATTTCTTTTTCCGACCCCTCCTCAAAGCTCCTCTGACATGGTGATCTCACATCCCTTCATGACTCCGAAAAAAAGTCGTTAGACTCGATGACGAAGGTCGTTAGATTCGATGACGAAAGTCGTTAGATTCGATTTTGAGAGTCCATGGACTTGGTTCGAGAGGGTCTGCGGAGGTCACTTGCGAAAATGAGAAAGGGAGCGTGTCGAGGTGATCCCTTCGACACGCTCCCTTTGCTGATCTCTTCAAGCCATCAGGTTTCATGAATCTTCTTGCGGAGCAACCTGAAGTGTCGGAGCATTTCCTCTCCGAATGTGGCTTTTATGTAATCTTTTGCTTACTCGTCTTGCTCTTCCATGTCGGCGATCCATCGCTCTTCTTTGCTCTCTTTTCTCAGGAACAAGAGGATAAGTATTATGCCGAAAAGCGCACTGGCGGCTCCTCTCCAATACTGAATAGCGAGGCTGTAGATCCCGATAATACCCCCCAAAATACAAATCACCGATGTCCCTACGATGAGAGCTTTTTTGTATTTCTTCAGAGATTCGCCACTTGTCCCATCAATGGCCATCTTCACATCTATGACAGAGCTCAGTAAATAGTAGCCAAATATTATGTACCACATGGATAGGTAAGTAAATGGACGTTCGCTATCATAGAGCCAAAAGATAGTTAATACCGCTAAGGTGACCATAAGTGCCCCCCTCAAAAGTGCGTTACGGACGGATTTTTTCATGTTTGTATTTGGTTTTAGGTGATATAATCTTGTGAGAAGAATGTGTTTCAAACCCAAAGGTATGATTTTTTTGTGAAATTTGCCAATCTGCTTTTGTGACAGTGAAAAAGTCATTAAACTCGATGACGAAAGTCGTAAGATTTGATTCGAGAGGGTCTGCGGAGGTCACTTGCGAAAACGAGATAGGGAGCGTGTCGAGGTGATCCCTTCGACACGCTCCCTTTGCTGATCTCTTCAAGCCATCAGGCTTCGTGAATCTTCTTGCGGAGCAACCTGAAGTGTCGGAGCATTTCCTCTCCGAATGTGGCTTTCATGTGGTGTGTATCTATGTTTATTTATGCCTGTGATATGGTCTTTTCGGTGTCTTTTGCCTCCTCATTTTTCTCATTCATGTCTGCGAGCCTATGTTCACCTTTGAGGTTTTTTCTCAGAAATGAAAGGACTATTGCTATACCGGCAAGGGCACCCACCCCTCCCATCGTATCCGGAATGGTGAGACTATAGATACCGGCAATACCCCCCAATACGCAAATGATAGCTGCACCTATGGTGAGGCTTTTGTTGTACTTCTTCCGATCTTTTTCC
This is a stretch of genomic DNA from Porphyromonas cangingivalis. It encodes these proteins:
- the pepE gene encoding dipeptidase PepE, which gives rise to MRLLLISNSASPGETYLEKPGADIARHLGDAKGDVVFIPFAGVTMTFDDYVTKVNAALAPHGVKVRGIHTFDEPLRAIAEAKAIMIGGGNTFRLLKMMQESGIINAIRERVKAGVPYVGWSAGANVACPTICTTNDMPIVEPLSFEALGFVPFQINPHYLDAHPEGHGGETREQRIREYLVANPGVRVVGLREGSRMFYEGGKLTLVGEHTARLFLFGDEPREVAPSEDVNFLLRKP